The following coding sequences are from one Sardina pilchardus chromosome 16, fSarPil1.1, whole genome shotgun sequence window:
- the pnp5a gene encoding LOW QUALITY PROTEIN: purine nucleoside phosphorylase 5a (The sequence of the model RefSeq protein was modified relative to this genomic sequence to represent the inferred CDS: inserted 2 bases in 2 codons; deleted 1 base in 1 codon) translates to MHPEENSGYSYEDCRATADWLMAQMDVRPLVGIVCGSGLGGLAEMLKDQVAFNYKDIPNFPQSTVHGHAGRLVFGTLKGRACVCMQGRFHLYEGYAIQKITLPMRIFKLLGVETVILTNAAGGLNQDYRVGDIMIIKDHLNMPGFAGNNPLAGPNDERFGVRFPCMSDAYDRDLQQLAIDVGAEMGYSDFLRKGVYCVLGGPSFETIAECRMLHKLGADAVGMSTVHEVLVARHCGMRCFXLSLITNQSVMDYESEEKANHEEVLETGKQRAEQLERLVATXVMRIEHNNNNDDDINLH, encoded by the exons ATGCATCCCGAAGAGAACTCTGG GTACAGCTATGAGGACTGCCGTGCCACAGCTGACTGGCTTATGGCCCAGATGGACGTGCGCCCCCTGGTGGGTATTGTGTGCGGTTCCGGTCTGGGAGGACTCGCTGAGATGCTGAAGGACCAGGTGGCTTTCAACTACAAAGACATCCCCAACTTTCCCCAGAGCACAG TTCATGGCCACGCTGGTCGACTGGTGTTTGGGACCCTGAAGGGaagggcatgtgtgtgcatgcaggggcGCTTCCACCTCTATGAAGGCTACGCCATACAGAAG ATCACCCTGCCCATGCGGATCTTCAAACTGCTCGGTGTGGAGACCGTGATCCTGACCAACGCAGCTGGTGGCCTCAACCAGGACTACAGGGTGGGCGACATCATGATCATCAAGGACCACCTCAACATGCCTGGCTTCGCAGGCAACAACCCACTGGCTGGCCCCAATGACGAGAG GTTTGGCGTGCGTTTCCCCTGCATGTCCGATGCGTACGACCGCGATCTCCAGCAGCTGGCC ATCGACGTCGGGGCGGAGATGGGCTACAGCGACTTCCTGCGGAAGGGCGTGTACTGCGTGCTGGGCGGCCCGTCGTTCGAGACCATCGCCGAGTGCCGCATGCTGCACAAGCTAGGCGCCGACGCCGTCG GAATGAGCACGGTTCACGAGGTCCTCGTCGCCCGTCACTGTGGCATGCGCTGCT GCCTGTCGCTCATCACCAACCAGTCGGTCATGGACTACGAGAGCGAGGAGAAGGCCAACCACGAGGAGGTGCTCGAAACCGGCAAGCAGCGCGCCGAGCAGCTTGAACGTCTCGTCGCCA TGGTCATGCGCATCgagcacaataacaacaacgacGACGACATCAACCTGCATTAA
- the dusp19b gene encoding dual specificity protein phosphatase 19b produces MNSLASEIQGFSKSHLKKQSTRVTTVTGRQLIETRSGSSVQVTECSPETAFGFVQDLSEDLQVGVIKPYILLSSQDAAQDIDTLRKYKVTHILNVAYGVENAFPDLFHCKTVTVLDVPETDITSYFPECFAFIDQARNQGGVALVHCNAGVSRSASVAIAYLMSRDTLPFQEAFDAVKAARPSVCPNPGFLTQLKSYTP; encoded by the exons ATGAATTCGCTAGCTAGTGAAATTCAGGGATTTTCCAAATCACATCTTAAGAAACAGTCTACGAGAGTGACAACAGTAACAGGAAGACAATTAATAGAAACTCGGAGCGGCTCCTCAGTCCAAGTTACAGAATGCTCTCCTGAGACAGCCTTCGGGTTTGTCCAGGACTTGAGTGAAGACCTACAAGTTGGTGTAATCAAACCATATATTTTGCTCT CGTCCCAAGATGCTGCTCAAGATATTGATACGTTGAGAAAATACAAG GTGACCCACATCCTAAATGTAGCCTATGGAGTGGAGAATGCCTTTCCTGACTTATTCCACTGTAAAACCGTTACAGTGCTTGATGTCCCTGAGACTGACATCACATCGTATTTCCCAGAGTGCTTTGCCTTCATAGACCAAGCCAGAAACCAg ggaggTGTGGCGTTAGTCCACTGCAATGCTGGAGTGTCCCGCTCGGCCTCGGTGGCGATCGCGTACCTGATGTCTCGGGACACGCTCCCGTTCCAGGAGGCCTTTGATGCTGTGAAAGCCGCACGCCCGTCGGTCTGCCCCAACCCCGGCTTCCTCACGCAGCTGAAGAGCTACACGCCCTGA